In Desulfonatronospira thiodismutans ASO3-1, a single window of DNA contains:
- a CDS encoding EcsC family protein: protein MQNNTDLDQGKMLQVLNWGYGKALNGVAGMSSASEIAEGYMNGNGTTLDKANSLVRWQCAKAGTSGFVSNLGGLMTMPVGIPANIASVIYVQIRMVVAIAHMGGYDIQDDRVRTLVYVCLVGNNAQQILKQAGVTLGRKVAQRAVNKISGRALIELNKKVGFRLATKFGERGIVNFGKAVPLAGGLVGGSFDYVTTKGVGKAATMIFIE from the coding sequence ATGCAGAACAATACAGATCTAGACCAGGGAAAGATGCTGCAGGTGCTGAACTGGGGCTATGGTAAAGCTCTTAATGGCGTTGCTGGAATGAGCTCTGCAAGTGAAATTGCCGAAGGCTACATGAATGGCAATGGAACTACACTTGATAAGGCGAACTCCTTAGTCAGGTGGCAGTGTGCTAAAGCCGGCACCTCGGGTTTTGTATCCAACCTGGGCGGATTGATGACCATGCCTGTAGGTATTCCAGCCAACATCGCCAGTGTAATTTATGTCCAGATCCGCATGGTAGTAGCTATAGCACATATGGGCGGATACGACATTCAAGACGATCGGGTGAGAACTCTGGTGTATGTTTGTCTTGTAGGCAATAACGCTCAGCAAATACTGAAGCAGGCCGGAGTGACGCTTGGCAGAAAAGTCGCTCAGAGGGCCGTTAATAAGATATCCGGCAGGGCGCTCATCGAATTGAACAAAAAGGTGGGCTTTCGCCTGGCTACCAAGTTCGGCGAACGAGGAATTGTAAACTTTGGCAAGGCGGTTCCCCTGGCAGGTGGCCTGGTCGGCGGTAGTTTCGATTATGTAACAACAAAAGGGGTCGGCAAAGCAGCCACCATGATCTTTATTGAATAA